In Lusitaniella coriacea LEGE 07157, a genomic segment contains:
- a CDS encoding CHASE2 domain-containing protein, translating to MDYSNPLSEAYQNWQHVYLSYYQSSLRGWIEASGNLTQPPVDWHGKLVQAEAKLLSDFHHWLRSAELFEIRTTIGNHRLLSSENAAPSTANLFLTCTEMELERLPWETWEIGAEFPTTGLIRIARVPLNIRHATISPVQPPRKRKARVLTILGDETGLNFQGDKAAIQALAKVAEVEFVGGKPGESRGELKAKICNAIADEQGWDILLFAGHSNETVATGGEFAIAPQISLSFKEIRPQLLAAKERGLQFALFNSCNGLSLARSLIDLGLSQVAIMREPICDDVAQVFLLQFLQSLAECKDVHDCLLAASALLKQSKNLTYPSAYLIPSLFCHPGAKPFQIHKKPQLWQRFQPLIPAPKEAIALSILTLLSLSLPVQDRLLEQRVKVQAMYRQFTGQLPPPAPPPVLLVQIDEQSIQKAGMSDPVPMNRTYLASLVDALVEKEARIIGIDYLLDRPQKMRDRALAKSLQTAVQNPTHPVTFVLATVQDDDGSWLRTRPEIASPNWSLQGHIHLWQWNMRLLPPKGSRDRAAPTLVDRQYPFSYLLALAQKLQQDYPKDAALKPDLNSSTDFLEQLIDNLKREQKKNHRTLFSPAAQMQPITIFSYSLGQMWLHPIIDFSIPPQQVYDTLPAWHLLENKLNSQQLDRISQKILIIVPKYSDAGIDFDGQDNFPLPAALRYWFKQDEVLSQRKSITGGEVHAYMVDRYLQKRLVVPLPDLWFLGIGIILGKSLFVLTKKNKIILNNKLIFISTIGVLSIVYGIVSLQLYMSNAIILPWLFPTLVIGIYLLSFVTRNKK from the coding sequence TTGGACTATTCCAACCCTTTGAGCGAAGCGTACCAAAATTGGCAACACGTTTATTTGAGTTACTATCAATCGTCGCTGCGGGGGTGGATTGAGGCGAGTGGCAATCTGACGCAACCGCCTGTGGATTGGCACGGAAAATTGGTGCAAGCAGAGGCGAAATTGCTCTCGGATTTTCATCATTGGTTGCGCAGTGCGGAGTTGTTTGAAATTCGTACAACGATTGGCAATCATCGCTTGTTGTCTTCGGAAAATGCTGCGCCATCAACGGCGAATTTGTTTCTCACTTGCACGGAGATGGAGTTGGAACGTTTGCCGTGGGAAACTTGGGAAATTGGTGCGGAATTTCCGACTACGGGGTTAATTCGGATTGCGCGGGTTCCGTTGAACATTCGTCATGCAACGATTTCGCCCGTTCAACCGCCACGGAAACGCAAGGCGAGAGTTTTAACGATTTTGGGGGATGAAACGGGACTCAATTTCCAGGGGGATAAGGCGGCGATTCAAGCCTTGGCGAAGGTGGCTGAGGTGGAGTTTGTGGGGGGGAAACCGGGGGAGAGTCGTGGGGAGTTGAAGGCTAAAATTTGCAACGCGATCGCGGACGAACAAGGATGGGATATCCTATTATTTGCGGGACATAGCAATGAAACTGTTGCTACGGGGGGAGAATTCGCGATCGCGCCCCAAATATCCCTCTCTTTCAAGGAAATTCGACCTCAACTCCTCGCTGCGAAAGAAAGGGGGTTACAGTTTGCGCTGTTTAATTCTTGTAATGGATTGAGTCTCGCGCGATCTCTGATTGATTTGGGATTGAGTCAAGTGGCAATTATGCGCGAACCTATTTGCGACGATGTGGCGCAGGTTTTTTTATTGCAATTTCTCCAATCTCTTGCAGAATGCAAGGACGTACACGACTGCTTGCTGGCGGCTTCTGCACTGCTCAAACAGTCCAAAAATTTAACTTATCCCTCCGCCTATTTAATCCCCTCGCTGTTTTGCCATCCCGGTGCAAAACCTTTTCAAATCCACAAAAAACCTCAGTTGTGGCAGCGATTTCAACCCCTAATTCCCGCTCCCAAAGAGGCGATCGCGCTCTCAATTTTAACTCTTTTGAGTTTATCTCTTCCCGTTCAAGATCGCCTGCTGGAACAACGGGTAAAAGTTCAAGCAATGTATCGACAATTTACCGGACAACTTCCCCCTCCCGCACCCCCTCCGGTGTTATTGGTGCAAATCGACGAACAATCGATTCAAAAGGCGGGAATGTCCGATCCCGTGCCAATGAACCGTACCTATCTCGCTAGTTTGGTGGATGCTTTAGTGGAGAAGGAGGCGAGGATTATTGGCATTGATTATCTTTTGGATCGTCCTCAAAAAATGCGCGATCGCGCCCTGGCAAAATCTCTACAAACCGCCGTTCAAAATCCCACCCATCCCGTCACTTTCGTCCTCGCAACGGTACAAGATGATGACGGTTCTTGGCTGAGGACGCGACCGGAAATCGCCAGTCCCAACTGGAGTTTGCAGGGTCACATCCACCTGTGGCAATGGAATATGCGTTTGTTGCCGCCTAAAGGATCGCGCGATCGCGCAGCGCCGACCTTGGTCGATCGGCAATATCCTTTTTCCTACCTCTTGGCACTCGCTCAAAAACTTCAACAAGACTATCCCAAAGATGCAGCTTTAAAACCCGATCTAAATAGTTCCACCGACTTTCTCGAACAACTGATTGACAATCTCAAACGGGAACAAAAAAAGAATCATAGAACTCTATTTTCCCCTGCTGCCCAAATGCAACCCATTACAATTTTCTCCTACTCTTTGGGGCAAATGTGGCTGCATCCCATTATTGACTTTTCAATTCCGCCTCAACAGGTTTATGACACTCTTCCCGCTTGGCATTTATTAGAAAATAAGCTCAATTCTCAACAACTCGATCGCATTTCCCAAAAAATTTTGATTATTGTGCCTAAATATTCCGATGCGGGAATTGATTTTGACGGACAAGATAATTTTCCACTTCCCGCAGCGTTGCGCTATTGGTTTAAGCAAGATGAGGTTTTAAGCCAACGAAAAAGCATAACTGGGGGAGAAGTTCACGCCTATATGGTCGATCGCTATCTTCAAAAACGTTTGGTTGTTCCCCTTCCGGATTTATGGTTTCTTGGCATCGGCATTATTCTGGGAAAAAGCTTGTTTGTACTGACTAAAAAGAATAAGATTATCTTAAATAATAAACTGATTTTTATCTCTACAATTGGAGTGTTGAGTATAGTTTATGGAATTGTGAGCTTGCAACTTTATATGTCAAACGCAATTATTTTACCTTGGCTTTTCCCCACTTTAGTAATTGGAATTTATCTACTTTCTTTCGTAACAAGGAACAAGAAATAA
- a CDS encoding alpha/beta fold hydrolase: MDDSWWNQTFPAGRQTLNLRTSSEQTVAVSYGERGEGLSVILAHGVGSWSYGWRHAIAPLSQQFRTICFDAVGHGFSEKSEPSKKPDRQVSELKQIVEQLCDRAPIIVAQSLGALIALAAALESPNLFSHLVLINAPVFVEKLPAWWMNVLANLPIEMVRGIDRARWVKFVAPTFRSLTQFARQEVVANPASITEEDVYWITYPYVEFPGAIANMAEELQNALREIENLRDNRPNLIRPIQENLGAIACPTLVLWGERDRWFPVHHGAKLHQNLPNSRFQILPNCGHDAAADAPQEIAAAISSFLAHF; encoded by the coding sequence ATGGATGATTCATGGTGGAATCAAACCTTTCCCGCAGGACGACAGACGCTCAATCTCAGAACTTCAAGCGAACAGACAGTTGCGGTGAGCTATGGGGAAAGAGGAGAGGGATTGTCCGTTATCTTGGCGCATGGGGTGGGAAGTTGGAGTTATGGATGGCGGCACGCGATCGCGCCCTTGTCCCAACAGTTTAGAACGATCTGTTTTGATGCAGTGGGTCACGGCTTTTCCGAGAAATCCGAACCGTCGAAAAAACCCGATCGTCAAGTCAGCGAACTCAAACAAATTGTCGAGCAATTGTGCGATCGCGCGCCCATTATCGTCGCTCAATCTTTAGGGGCGTTAATTGCCCTCGCCGCAGCTCTTGAATCCCCCAATCTTTTCAGCCATTTAGTGTTAATTAATGCGCCTGTTTTTGTAGAAAAATTGCCCGCTTGGTGGATGAATGTTCTCGCCAATCTTCCCATCGAAATGGTTCGCGGAATCGATCGCGCGCGTTGGGTGAAATTTGTTGCGCCAACCTTCAGAAGCCTTACGCAATTTGCACGCCAAGAAGTAGTTGCTAATCCCGCTTCAATCACCGAAGAAGATGTCTATTGGATTACGTATCCTTATGTTGAATTTCCCGGCGCGATCGCGAATATGGCAGAAGAGTTGCAAAATGCCCTGCGCGAAATCGAAAATCTGCGCGACAATCGACCCAATCTCATTCGTCCCATTCAAGAAAATCTGGGCGCGATCGCTTGTCCCACCCTCGTTCTTTGGGGAGAGCGCGATCGGTGGTTTCCCGTCCATCACGGCGCAAAACTTCACCAAAACCTGCCCAATTCCCGCTTCCAAATCCTCCCCAACTGCGGACACGATGCAGCAGCCGACGCACCCCAAGAGATTGCAGCAGCCATTTCCTCCTTCCTGGCTCACTTTTAG
- a CDS encoding YebC/PmpR family DNA-binding transcriptional regulator, which yields MAGHSKWANIKRQKARVDAKKGKTFTQISRAIIVAARNGIPDPAGNMQLRTAIEKAKAAGIPNDNIDRAIAKGAGTYAADGSQYEEIRYEGYGPGGVALLIEALTDNRNRAAADLRAAFSKNGGNLGETGCVSWMFEQKGVACLAGKVEEEILLEASLEGGAESYEFIEDEEHPGVEVFVEVSELENLSQVLQESNLPVSETELRWIPSNTIEVTDAEQARSLLKLIDTLESLDDVQNVTANFEMSDELMAESMD from the coding sequence GTGGCAGGTCATAGTAAGTGGGCGAATATCAAGCGCCAAAAGGCGAGAGTTGATGCGAAGAAGGGAAAAACGTTTACGCAGATATCGCGGGCGATTATTGTCGCGGCGCGCAATGGCATTCCCGATCCCGCAGGAAATATGCAGTTGCGGACGGCGATTGAGAAGGCGAAGGCAGCAGGCATTCCTAACGATAATATCGATCGCGCGATCGCGAAAGGGGCAGGAACTTACGCAGCCGATGGTTCTCAATACGAGGAAATTCGCTACGAGGGGTATGGCCCTGGAGGGGTGGCTTTATTGATTGAGGCGCTGACGGATAATCGCAATCGCGCTGCTGCGGATTTACGCGCCGCGTTTAGTAAAAATGGCGGGAATTTGGGAGAGACGGGGTGCGTCAGTTGGATGTTTGAGCAAAAGGGGGTGGCGTGTTTGGCGGGAAAGGTGGAGGAGGAGATTTTGTTGGAAGCCTCTTTGGAGGGGGGTGCGGAGTCCTACGAATTTATAGAAGATGAAGAGCATCCCGGCGTAGAGGTGTTTGTTGAGGTTTCGGAGTTAGAAAATCTGAGTCAAGTTCTACAAGAAAGTAATTTACCGGTCAGCGAGACTGAATTACGCTGGATTCCGAGCAATACGATTGAAGTAACCGATGCGGAACAGGCGCGATCGCTCCTCAAGTTGATCGACACTCTTGAATCTCTGGACGACGTGCAAAATGTCACGGCTAATTTTGAGATGTCTGATGAGTTGATGGCTGAAAGTATGGATTGA
- a CDS encoding phasin family protein has protein sequence MPGLGDLVQKAFYMGVGLASFAGEKASVKLQELRVQAQKLADEMVKRGEMTAEEASKFVDDLVQQAQQPPVESSTNQSREPRRIEIVEDEEENPSRASSSSESVENLRDQVQSLQEELRNLQKD, from the coding sequence ATGCCCGGTTTGGGAGATTTGGTACAAAAAGCATTTTACATGGGCGTTGGTTTAGCTTCCTTCGCCGGAGAGAAGGCTAGTGTTAAGCTTCAAGAGTTGCGCGTACAAGCCCAAAAACTTGCAGACGAAATGGTGAAGCGGGGCGAAATGACCGCAGAAGAGGCATCGAAGTTTGTAGACGACCTCGTTCAACAAGCACAACAACCCCCCGTTGAATCCTCCACAAATCAAAGCAGAGAACCTCGTCGCATTGAAATTGTCGAGGATGAAGAAGAAAACCCCTCTCGCGCCTCCTCTTCCTCTGAAAGTGTCGAGAACTTGCGGGACCAAGTTCAGTCCCTACAAGAAGAACTGCGCAACCTTCAGAAAGATTGA
- the queF gene encoding preQ(1) synthase, whose amino-acid sequence MSLAEPSPSTVSPSESSEIKYGERAIEEGTLIVFPNPRIGRKYNISIELPEFTCKCPFSGYPDFATIAITYSPDRTVVELKALKLYVNRFRDRYISHEEAINQILDDFVAACDPLEIKVKGDFSPRGNVHTVIEVCHQK is encoded by the coding sequence ATGAGTTTAGCAGAACCATCACCATCAACTGTTTCCCCATCAGAGTCCTCAGAGATCAAGTATGGGGAACGGGCAATTGAGGAAGGGACATTAATCGTTTTTCCCAATCCCCGCATCGGGAGAAAATACAACATTTCCATCGAACTCCCGGAATTTACCTGTAAATGTCCGTTTTCTGGTTATCCCGACTTTGCGACAATCGCAATTACCTATTCTCCAGATCGTACAGTGGTTGAATTGAAGGCATTAAAGCTTTATGTCAATCGTTTCCGCGATCGTTATATTTCCCACGAAGAAGCTATTAATCAAATTCTAGATGATTTTGTCGCCGCCTGCGATCCCCTGGAAATCAAGGTTAAGGGCGATTTTTCTCCCCGTGGCAACGTTCATACCGTTATTGAGGTTTGCCATCAAAAATAG
- a CDS encoding GAF domain-containing protein has translation MSDPGLRNVLSQLTLKLERDALVQNTVHQLRNSLQIDRVVLYYFYREWEGQVTCESVESRQLSILGQTGPDECFNGEYAQLYLEGRVRAVEDIKTEPISDCHRDFLQRLQVRANLVVPILKPTTLWGLLIAHSCTQPHLWSPTDIETMQAGAKTLETSKVIQKS, from the coding sequence ATGTCCGATCCAGGCTTGCGTAACGTTCTGAGTCAACTGACCCTTAAACTCGAGAGAGATGCTCTGGTTCAGAACACCGTTCATCAACTCAGAAACTCTCTACAAATCGATCGCGTCGTTCTCTACTACTTTTACCGAGAGTGGGAAGGGCAAGTCACCTGCGAATCCGTTGAATCTCGCCAACTCTCAATTTTGGGTCAAACGGGGCCTGATGAATGCTTCAATGGCGAATACGCTCAACTCTACCTCGAAGGGCGGGTTCGTGCGGTTGAAGACATTAAAACCGAACCCATCAGCGATTGCCACCGAGACTTTCTGCAACGGCTTCAAGTACGTGCCAATCTTGTCGTTCCCATCCTCAAACCCACAACCTTGTGGGGACTGCTCATTGCCCATAGTTGCACTCAACCCCATCTTTGGTCGCCAACAGATATCGAAACGATGCAAGCAGGGGCAAAAACCTTGGAAACATCAAAAGTGATTCAAAAAAGCTAG
- a CDS encoding aspartate kinase, whose amino-acid sequence MALIVQKYGGTSVGSVERIQTVAQRVCKTVREGNSVAIVVSAMGKTTDGLMTLAQQISSNPSRREMDMLLSTGEQVSIALLSMALQELGQPAISLTGAQVGIVTESEHSRARILEIKTERIERHLSEGKVVVVAGFQGISNQHEMEITTLGRGGSDTSAVALAAALSASQCEIYTDVPGILTTDPRLVPDAQLMSEITCDEMLELASLGAKVLHPRAVEIARNYGVPLVVRSSWSEELGTRVIAPASSARSLKNLEIAKAVDAVEFDTDQAKVSLLHVPDRPGIAARLFGEIARQSVDVDLIIQSIHEGDSNDIAFTVANDVLSKAEAVAEAIAPALRSHPKQIQEANVMVERGIAKIAIAGAGMIGRPGIAAKMFATLADAGVNIEMISTSEVKVSCAIDAEDCDRAIGSLCRTFDLNTSPLQKSNTPSPITNAPPVRGVALDCDQARLSVRHLPDIPGMAAKIFGVLAQENISVDTIIQSQRCRIINDNPTRDIACTIAQGDAETACYALQDLADLWGWGEVSADTEIAKVSVVGSGMIGHPGIAAKMFAALAKEKINIQMITTSEIKISCVVAQQDGVKALKAIHDAFGLAGKEKVEVPA is encoded by the coding sequence ATGGCGCTAATTGTCCAAAAGTACGGCGGTACATCCGTTGGTTCGGTCGAACGCATTCAAACGGTTGCCCAGCGCGTTTGTAAGACTGTTCGAGAGGGCAATTCTGTCGCGATTGTCGTGTCTGCAATGGGCAAAACAACCGATGGTTTAATGACACTCGCCCAACAAATTTCGAGCAATCCCTCTCGGCGAGAAATGGATATGCTCCTCTCCACCGGAGAACAGGTATCGATCGCGCTGTTGAGTATGGCATTGCAGGAGTTGGGACAGCCGGCAATCTCCCTAACCGGCGCGCAGGTAGGGATTGTGACCGAGAGCGAACACAGTCGCGCCCGAATTTTAGAGATTAAGACCGAACGCATCGAGCGCCACTTGAGTGAAGGAAAAGTGGTCGTTGTTGCCGGGTTTCAAGGTATTTCCAACCAGCACGAGATGGAGATTACCACCCTGGGACGGGGGGGGTCGGATACCTCTGCCGTTGCCCTTGCCGCCGCTTTAAGCGCGAGTCAGTGCGAGATTTATACCGACGTTCCGGGAATTTTAACCACCGATCCGCGCCTCGTTCCCGACGCGCAGTTAATGAGCGAAATTACCTGCGATGAAATGTTGGAGTTGGCGAGTTTGGGGGCAAAAGTCTTGCATCCTCGGGCAGTAGAAATCGCGCGCAACTATGGCGTGCCGTTGGTGGTGCGATCCAGTTGGAGCGAAGAGTTGGGGACGCGGGTGATCGCCCCGGCTTCCAGCGCGCGATCGCTCAAGAACCTAGAAATTGCCAAAGCTGTCGATGCAGTGGAATTCGACACGGATCAAGCCAAAGTTTCGCTGCTCCACGTTCCCGACCGTCCCGGCATTGCCGCCCGCTTGTTTGGGGAAATTGCCCGTCAGAGTGTCGATGTTGATTTAATTATTCAATCGATTCACGAAGGGGATAGCAACGATATTGCCTTCACCGTGGCGAATGATGTCTTATCCAAAGCCGAAGCTGTTGCCGAAGCGATCGCGCCAGCGTTGCGCTCTCATCCCAAACAAATCCAAGAAGCCAACGTTATGGTCGAGCGTGGCATCGCCAAAATCGCGATCGCGGGAGCCGGAATGATCGGTCGTCCCGGCATTGCCGCCAAGATGTTCGCCACCTTAGCCGATGCGGGGGTCAACATCGAAATGATTTCCACCTCAGAGGTTAAAGTCAGTTGCGCGATCGATGCAGAAGATTGCGATCGCGCGATCGGCTCCCTCTGCCGCACCTTCGACCTCAACACCTCCCCCCTCCAAAAATCTAATACCCCATCGCCCATCACCAACGCGCCGCCCGTGCGCGGTGTCGCCCTAGACTGCGACCAAGCTCGCCTCAGCGTTCGCCATCTACCCGATATCCCCGGCATGGCAGCCAAAATCTTCGGCGTACTCGCCCAAGAAAACATCAGCGTAGACACGATCATTCAATCCCAACGTTGCCGCATCATTAACGACAACCCCACCCGCGACATTGCTTGTACCATCGCTCAAGGAGATGCAGAAACCGCTTGTTACGCCCTACAAGATTTAGCAGATCTTTGGGGATGGGGCGAAGTCTCAGCCGATACAGAAATTGCCAAAGTCAGCGTTGTCGGATCGGGAATGATCGGACATCCCGGCATTGCGGCAAAAATGTTTGCAGCCCTCGCCAAAGAGAAAATCAACATCCAAATGATTACTACCTCAGAAATTAAAATTAGCTGCGTTGTGGCTCAACAAGATGGCGTAAAAGCCCTCAAAGCCATCCACGATGCTTTTGGGTTAGCCGGGAAAGAAAAAGTAGAAGTTCCCGCCTAG
- a CDS encoding ATP-binding protein, whose translation MSIHQQDKPETADRGSLFDRVTQRILQSPELPDALNATAAEVRLFLGTDRVKVYQFHPDGSGRVVAESIHNNYLPSLSGLNFPADDIPPEARELFVKARVRSIIDLSQQQIIQSFPTEPEENEEIRYRPVDSCHMEYLTAMGVQSSVVVPILDGEKLWGLLVSHNAVARAISADELQALQWVADQLAIAISANQLLRRARRQAYRETAINRISHLLHSLHAIELQKALEATIEALQGSGGRLYLASNTEDEPQLYRCGTQPTFSELAKFPFMEQYSVWQQHFQPGTTSPWAIADLYRVPQLRNLQPAFRPTKIRGILIIPLEYRQEFLGYLSVFRDEIDTEILWAGQVDSDRRQEQPRLSFEVWKESKKGQADPWREDEPELLQAIGEQFAGAIQQYRMHQQVQALNANLEEQVRERTANLQQALIDLKETQTQLIHTEKMSSLGQLIAGIAHEINNPINFIYGNLSYTRTYIDELLELIDLYQQHDTEPHDAIARKLEEIELEFLVEDLPKILASINVGTERIRQLVLSLKNFSRLDEAQRKPVDIHEGIESTLLILQHRLKPKSDSQGIEIIKEYGDLPPIECYAGQLNQVFMNVLSNAIDALETAPRQEHHQITIRTALSEEGDVPQAMISIADNGSGIPPAVQEKIFDPFFTTKPVGKGTGLGLSICHQIIVEKHGGQLKMISEPDRGTEVVIEIPVS comes from the coding sequence ATGTCCATTCATCAACAAGATAAACCCGAAACTGCCGATCGCGGTAGTTTATTTGATCGCGTGACCCAACGCATTCTTCAATCCCCAGAACTACCCGATGCGCTGAATGCTACGGCGGCGGAAGTTCGTTTGTTTTTGGGGACCGATCGCGTAAAAGTTTATCAGTTTCACCCCGACGGGAGCGGTCGGGTGGTGGCAGAATCGATTCATAACAATTATCTGCCATCCCTTTCAGGACTCAATTTCCCAGCAGATGACATTCCGCCAGAGGCGCGGGAATTGTTTGTTAAGGCGCGGGTGCGCTCGATTATCGATCTTTCCCAACAGCAGATTATCCAGAGTTTCCCCACAGAACCAGAGGAGAATGAGGAAATTCGCTATCGTCCGGTGGATTCTTGCCACATGGAATATCTGACCGCGATGGGCGTACAGTCTTCTGTGGTGGTTCCGATTCTCGATGGAGAGAAACTTTGGGGCTTGCTCGTGTCTCACAATGCCGTAGCGCGGGCGATCTCAGCAGACGAACTCCAAGCACTACAATGGGTTGCGGATCAATTGGCAATCGCGATCTCAGCAAACCAACTCCTCAGACGCGCTCGCCGTCAAGCCTACCGGGAAACCGCTATCAATCGCATCTCTCACCTCCTCCACTCCCTCCACGCGATCGAACTCCAAAAAGCCCTCGAAGCCACCATAGAGGCGCTCCAAGGCTCCGGAGGGCGGTTGTATCTTGCCAGTAACACAGAAGACGAACCCCAACTCTATCGCTGTGGGACGCAGCCCACTTTCTCAGAACTGGCAAAATTCCCCTTCATGGAGCAATATAGCGTCTGGCAGCAGCACTTTCAGCCCGGTACGACCTCACCTTGGGCGATTGCCGATCTGTATCGCGTTCCCCAATTGCGCAACCTACAACCCGCTTTTCGCCCCACTAAAATTCGCGGCATTTTAATCATTCCCCTGGAATATCGCCAGGAATTCTTGGGATACTTGAGCGTTTTTCGCGATGAAATCGATACAGAAATTCTCTGGGCGGGTCAGGTCGATTCCGACCGACGACAGGAGCAACCGCGCCTCTCTTTTGAGGTCTGGAAGGAATCAAAAAAAGGGCAAGCTGACCCGTGGCGAGAGGACGAACCCGAACTCCTACAAGCCATCGGCGAGCAATTTGCCGGAGCAATTCAGCAATACCGAATGCACCAACAGGTTCAAGCCCTCAATGCCAATTTAGAGGAGCAAGTTCGAGAGCGAACCGCCAACCTACAACAGGCACTGATCGATTTAAAAGAAACCCAAACTCAACTCATCCACACAGAAAAGATGTCGAGTTTGGGGCAATTGATCGCAGGAATTGCCCACGAAATCAACAATCCCATTAACTTTATCTACGGCAATCTCTCCTACACGCGCACCTACATCGATGAGTTGCTCGAATTGATCGATCTCTATCAACAACATGACACCGAACCCCACGACGCGATCGCGCGAAAATTAGAAGAGATCGAATTGGAATTTTTGGTCGAAGATTTACCCAAAATCCTCGCTTCAATAAATGTGGGAACCGAACGCATCCGCCAACTGGTTCTCTCCCTCAAAAACTTCTCTCGCTTGGATGAAGCGCAACGGAAACCCGTCGATATTCACGAAGGCATTGAAAGTACGCTCTTGATTCTGCAACATCGGCTCAAACCCAAATCCGATAGTCAGGGAATTGAAATTATTAAAGAATACGGCGATCTCCCTCCGATTGAGTGTTACGCCGGACAACTCAATCAAGTTTTCATGAACGTCCTGAGCAATGCCATCGACGCTTTAGAAACCGCACCTCGCCAAGAGCATCATCAAATTACCATTCGGACTGCCCTTTCCGAAGAGGGCGATGTCCCCCAGGCAATGATTTCCATCGCAGATAACGGTTCTGGGATCCCCCCAGCAGTGCAGGAGAAAATTTTTGACCCCTTTTTCACCACTAAACCCGTGGGTAAGGGAACGGGGTTGGGACTTTCCATTTGCCATCAAATTATTGTAGAAAAGCATGGCGGTCAACTTAAAATGATCTCCGAACCCGATCGCGGAACAGAAGTTGTTATTGAAATTCCCGTATCTTGA
- a CDS encoding pentapeptide repeat-containing protein, translating into MDPSELLKRYAAGEKDFREVNVSGANLSNVDLSEINFFRAYLDEANLNHSNLNKANLSEAYLSEASLNKANLRDADLSKVDLSEAELQEACLSDAYMSEAYLGRADLFRADLGRADLFAANLGEANLSEAYLFGATLFRADLNRANLSKADLSVAYLSVAYFHKANLGEACLFRANLSETDFSSANLKDANLGEADLSNANLSGANLSGANLSGANLSGANLSGADLSGADLSQVDLRGFDLSGANLSRANLSDANLSVLQAFATNFEGAIFTGACVEDWKINNATNLKDIVCEYVYLKANAQDRLPHNPRLIFESGEFTQLFQQILEPVDFLFRDRPNWSAFAYSFKKLQDDDVARGLEVQKIEKKEGGAILVELGVPVDVDKERLQECFWHDYRMAENALHSKQLTPQENSRSRYEGQIDGLFDLLEHQEALQQIIAENYTMLDIPYASMPRG; encoded by the coding sequence ATGGATCCCAGCGAATTATTAAAGCGTTACGCCGCAGGAGAAAAGGATTTTAGGGAAGTTAATGTCAGTGGAGCCAATTTGAGCAACGTTGACCTCAGCGAAATCAACTTCTTTAGAGCCTATCTCGATGAAGCCAATCTCAATCACTCGAATCTCAACAAAGCGAATCTAAGTGAGGCTTACCTGAGCGAGGCGAGTCTCAATAAGGCAAACTTAAGAGATGCAGATTTGAGCAAGGTCGATCTCAGCGAGGCTGAGTTACAAGAAGCGTGTCTTAGCGATGCTTATATGAGCGAAGCCTATTTGGGTCGAGCCGATCTCTTTCGTGCGGATTTGGGTCGTGCGGATCTGTTTGCTGCTAATTTGGGCGAGGCGAACCTGAGCGAAGCCTACCTCTTTGGCGCAACTCTTTTTCGAGCCGATTTGAATCGGGCAAATTTGAGTAAAGCCGATCTCAGCGTTGCCTATCTCAGCGTTGCCTATTTTCACAAAGCCAATCTTGGGGAAGCCTGTTTATTCAGGGCAAATCTCAGCGAAACCGATTTTAGTTCGGCGAATCTCAAGGATGCTAACCTCGGCGAAGCGGATTTGAGCAATGCTAATTTAAGCGGTGCTAATTTAAGCGGTGCTAATTTAAGCGGTGCTAATTTAAGCGGTGCTAATTTGAGCGGTGCTGATTTAAGCGGTGCTGATTTGAGTCAGGTCGATTTGCGAGGATTCGATTTGAGCGGTGCTAATCTCAGCCGTGCTAATCTCAGCGATGCTAATCTTTCAGTGCTTCAGGCATTTGCAACAAATTTTGAGGGCGCAATTTTCACAGGAGCTTGTGTCGAAGATTGGAAGATTAATAATGCAACAAATTTGAAGGATATTGTTTGCGAGTATGTTTATTTGAAAGCGAATGCTCAAGACCGTTTGCCCCACAATCCCAGGCTGATTTTTGAGTCGGGGGAATTTACTCAACTGTTCCAACAAATCTTAGAACCTGTTGATTTTTTATTTCGCGATCGCCCGAACTGGTCGGCGTTTGCCTATTCTTTTAAGAAGTTGCAAGATGATGACGTTGCTCGCGGACTGGAAGTTCAAAAGATTGAGAAGAAAGAAGGTGGCGCAATTCTAGTTGAGTTGGGCGTTCCTGTCGATGTGGACAAGGAAAGACTTCAAGAGTGCTTTTGGCACGATTACAGAATGGCGGAAAACGCTTTGCACTCAAAACAGTTAACACCCCAAGAAAATTCCCGTTCGCGGTATGAAGGGCAGATCGATGGACTTTTCGACCTGCTCGAACATCAAGAAGCACTACAACAAATCATTGCGGAGAATTATACGATGTTAGATATCCCCTATGCTTCAATGCCTAGGGGATAG